The Hordeum vulgare subsp. vulgare chromosome 7H, MorexV3_pseudomolecules_assembly, whole genome shotgun sequence DNA window CCATCGGTCTTCATTCATTGAAGCCAGGGCATTGACTGACTTTCAGCGATCGCTATAAGAAAGACATAAAAAAAGTTCTCCTAAACCTGTTCCTTTCCGTTACTACTACTTGGAATTGGAAGTCTAGGAGCAGGACTAACCTTTTTCTTTCGTTTAAATAAAGTCGAGATGTAGCTTTCTCTATCTCAAGAAATTATTCCACCTCCATTCATTGGAGAACAAAGCGTTATCTGATTAGATCCTTGCTTCAAACTCAACCGAATCAAGTTTCAAAAATAGATGTGGGAGAGGCAAAGGGAAGAGCGGGGTTGCCGAATTGTTTCTCAGAGCCGGACGAAACATCTATCTCTAtttacaatacccttacccccaaGAAAACTTTGTCGAAAAAGGTTGTCATCGTAATAGGGATTGCACCTCAACATGGCAGCCCTCAATTCTGCCAATTGTGTGTGACTTGTACTCTTCTAGGCTTCCTCTTTGCCTCAAGTGATTAAACTCATCAACTACACCAACCACATTTCTTACCTCAAACCTCTCTACAATCTCTTGAATTCACTCTTGCCAAGATACTTGCCCCCTATTCACTAAGAAACTGTTGTACCAGCTTTCAGCTCTCCCCCTAAGGTGCATAGCAAGAAGTTCTACCTTGTACCAATCCGTAACTTGGTACACCGAAAAGTAATGTTCACACTATTGTATCCAAGACCTGGCCCCTTCAAATATTGGAAAAGAAACTCTAGGAGGTTGATGTATCTGCTGCCCATATTGATATTGATTTTGCGGCCTTTGTTCTTGCAGGTATTGGTACGGGTCATGCTGTTGAGTTGGAAGCGGTTGGTTAAGGTAAGTATATATTGGCACTTCTGGTTTCATGGAATTTCCAGCATAGGGCAAAAGTATTGGTTGGGAAAATTGGATATTTGGTATTGAATTGGGTCTTGGTTGTGGTGGTGGACCGTTTCACTGGCTCATTTCATTCCTCTATCTCACCCTTTTAGCTGTATACCCTATCTTGTATCCAGTAGTAAGTCTACTCTTCTTACCCCCTCTCCTCTACCTTTTGTGGCCCATCTATTAGCTTTTTGACCATCTTTGAGTCATAGCGAGACGACTCTATCTCTTTTCACAAGTACAGCCGTAAGTATAGTTGCGGGCGTCAACGATCAGCAGTACTGAGCTATGGAAAGTCTATCGAATTATAGCTACGGAAAGTCTATTGAAAGGACCTAATCAAAGGCTACTACAGCTATAACTGACCCGCCTATGGAATCTATTGGCTCGGCTGAACCGACATGAAATGAAAGAGAGGAAGGCGGAAGCTATTGGCAAATAGAGGGGGGATGTTCTCCGTGTCTTTTAGCCCTCACTAGATGACAACTTGCTTACTTTTCACTTCTTCTTAAGCTTGGCAGACTAGTTCCTGACTGACTTGATAGTGCGATGAGCTTGTTTGGTCTTGCTATATATCAGAATATCATCAAAGAATACCAAAAGGTATTTCCGGAGCAAAAACATGATTCGTTAAAGAttggaaggtagcaggtgcattagtgAGTCCAAATGGCATCACTAAGTATTCATAATGACAAAAATATGTCCTAAAAGCTGTTTTATGAATGTCTTCTCTTCTCATTcttatctgatgataacctgatctCAAATCAAGTTTGGAAAACAGTTGTGCACCATCTAGCTCATCTAATAGATCCTCAATGACAGGAATATTGAATTGATTTTCTGCACTTAACCCGAAAGCAAGTTTGAAAACAAGACCTGCTCTGTGAAGTGATGGAAGTAGTGAAGGTTTAGGCTTCGGATCTATGAAGTTCAGGTTTTGGAGTAGAGGTCAGAGGCTAGTGCGGGTAGCCCTGTCGGAAACTAGAAAGAAGAGGCTGATGCACCTGCCCGGCGGTGGGTGGGTTCAGCTCGATCAACTGGGATAGGAGTTTTTTCTCTATCTTGCTCCATGGTGTTCAAGCAGTGCGTCCAGAAAGCTGTGATTCATGGGAGGGAGCAGCTTCAATAGCTTTgctgtgaaaactcttggtcttgGAGCATCAGTGTCATCAGTTCACCCAAGATCAGTAGGACAAATAACTACTAGGTTTGTGCCAGAAAAGCGTCTTGCGTGACGGGGAAAGAGTGGAAAAAGAAAGAGATTCATCAGCTATGGAATCTGACAGGTATCGGTATTGAACAGAGGGGGCTGTTCACAAAGCATCCCATGGATGGTAATGGTGCTTCCCCAGCTGCTGTTCCTACTCCTTTGGCTGGTGCCAAATCAGGTGACTTTGAAGTTGAAGCTTGCCCGCAGAACGATGTAACCATGCTGGTAGTACTATGATTGCCTTAGAGTGCAGATGTCTCTGTCCCTAGGAACGTGATGCTTAGGTGCGaggtgaaacacaagcaggagatggagaaaagaAATCATACGGATTGCAACCTACAGATGAAGAATCTGCTTCATTGTTCCCACCATCTATATCAGATGTTTAATAAGAATAGGAATCGAATAAGCTGCTGATTGactgaggaagcatttgaaaagAAAGGAAGGGTGATGCTTGTTAAACAAAGCTGCGTGTGGGGCCGCCACGTATAGCTGTAGTTTCTGCTGTAGCATTGGTTATTTCCGTTATTGCTGTAGTAGCATCGGTTATTGCTCAGGTTACGAATGACCCAATCTATCTATGGCAACCACCCCTACTTTTAGTAGATGGAGATGCGCACCTAGAAAAGACGGATGAAAGAGAACCTGCCCTTCTGACTTCTTCTCTTGTCTGTCCTTTACGCAAAGCGATCTATGGTCTCAACAAGCCCCGATAGCGTCGGTTTTTGAAGTTCAGCACAGTGGTTATGTTATCCAGGCAGGGTTTGCTCGGAGTGATCATGATTCGGCCATGTTCGTATCAGTTTATCCTCGAGGACGTGCTATTCTGTTGTTGTATGTTGATGATACCAAACTGACTGGTGATTACTCCGTTACCATATCGCTGATCAAGTGTCGCCTTCATCAATTATTTGCTATGAAGGCGCTGACGCGCCCTAAGCCTTTTCTTGGCTTGGAGGTCGCACATTCTCCTCGTGGATATTTGGTATCTCAGATCAAATAACGTCATGACTTGATCACTCGAGCTCAACTCAATGATGAGAAGACTGTTGACACTCCCTTGGAGCTTTACGTTAAACTCCGTCCGACTGATGGCTCACCATTATCTGATCCGACGCAGTACAGACAGTAGGTCGGCAGTTTGGTTTATCTGACGATCTCTTGCCCAGATGGCTTTTCCTAAGAAAGTCAGCCTTTCATGGCTGCCCCCCGGTCAGTTCACTTTGCAGCAGTTCATCGGATTCTTAGATATATTCGAGGTACCTTTTCTCGAGCCGTCCTTTTttccgtcatcgtcttcgttagaGTTGCGTGCAACTACTGATGCCGATTGGGCCTTCAGATAGGTGCTCAACTACAGGCTTATCTATTTTATGGGGAGACGAGACACTATCTTGGATGAGATAAAAGCAATAGACAGTTTCTCCTTCCACTGCCGAAGCGGAGTACCATGCCATGGCACACTACTAGATAGATTGTATGGCTCCGTTGGTGACTTTCTGATCGCGGGTTTCATTTGAAAAACCCCAACGCCATTCATCTTGCATCAAATCCGGTCTTTCATGCAAGAGTTTCATTTTTCGCCGCTACTACGTTCGTCGAAAACTTCTTGATGGCACCATCATCTCATTACCTTATTTTTTCCCTTCGACTTCGGCTATGACCAATGCCCCACCTAGCTGAATAGGCGTAACAAAGCTACCTGAAAAAGGCAAGGTGCACCTTAGATTGAAATCGACAAATTTTGTTTTGCCAGATGGATTCTTTAGAAAGATTCCCGGATAAAGTTCAGTATAATATTTAGTTAGAATCTAAATAAAGGCGCATACGTGGGCGGGCAGGGGGCCCCACTACTTCTTCattcaggggggggggggggctagcctcATGACTTCCCACTGGGCGAGGGGTGCACCTAACCCACCTACTCACTCATCAATTACGGTGTTCAGCTGACTTGCACAGAACGACCCCTATTGTTTAGTAATTTGGCGCCCCATCTTTTGATTGACTGTTGTCAACTAATCTTTTCAATGTTCAATTCTACTCTATGTTAGAACATTTCTGTGAATGCTATTTCGATCTAAGTGGTCCTATTCTCTGTCCCGTGCTAGGAAGCATTACTCCTcttttcattccaaattcttcaATAAGACCGATACGATTGATTGGTCTGTGCGTTTCTCTTATTACTTTTTTGTATCCCCCTGTTCCTCGAATACAATTCGATCCTTCTACGGCCAAATCTCAATTTGTGGAAAGCCTTCGATGGCTTCCTTATGAAAACATCCATTTGTATATGGGTATAGACGGTCTTTCATTATTCTTCGTGATATTGACCACATTTCTGACCCCTATTTGCATTTCAGTGGGTTGGTCTGGTATGAGAAGTTTTGGGAAAGAGTATATTACAGCATTTCTAATTCGTGAATTTCTAATGATCGTCGTGTCCTGCATGCTGGATCCTCTACTATTCTATGTTCTTTCCGAAAGCGTGCCAATCCCTATGTTGTGCGGAGCTGAGCATCTTCTATTCGCTGGGATCAAGCTTTTCCTCTGCAGGGGCCTTGTGCAGTAAACCCCCTACGGGCGGTCCCCCGTCGTCGTAAAGTAGTAAAGGTCCCCGCGAAGCTTTCGGGAAGAGGGGTAGTCTTGTGCGTAAGCATAGCATTTCTGGTCGAACCACCGAACCACAcattttttttttggtgggaggGTACTCCGAGTAGTGGGTACCTCGTAGGACCTCGACCCGCCTACTCAGGTCTTGTATGGATATGCAGGAAGGGGTGCTCCTAGGTGTGTGTAGGGGGTGTGTTTGTTCACGAGAATGGATTCCTCGTCAAGTCAGGGGGGTGTGGACACACTTGCGCGAATTCGGGTAACGGCTACAAGGGATAAAAATAAAGGAAATTGTACCCGACCAGGGATGGACGTAAACTCGTAAGCTACCGAGGGTAGGGATAATCGTCCAGGTCTTATTTCAAAAAAAAAGCCGCCCCGCCACTGCAGACAGGTTAGTTCCTCTGTCGTTGCCGGAGAGTTCTTGGCGAAGAGACCTTAGGATAAGTTGCTAAAACAAACGGAGGGGAGGATCGACCCGTTCAGTAGAATTTCGAAGAAATACTGTTGGCAGCAGGTGGAGACATTTCTTTAGCCCCCTTCCAAATAAATGCGGGCAGAGTAGAGCTCGGCAGAGGGTTCGAGAATAGGGTAGGGTTTTTTATGGTCGGGTCCCCTACCACTAGTCCGGCTAGCCTTCTTTCGGGCAGGAAGCAGGCCTAAACGACGGGCGGGCATCTCCCGCTACGCAAGCAGCATTGTTCGCCACCACCCGAGAAGCAAAAGATTCGAGAGTCAAGGCGGAAAAGACAAGCATAGTGGTCTAATGACAAGGGCCGACGACGGAAGCTCGGGACGGAGCCGTATGATGTGGAAGTCTCACGTACGGTTCCCTGAGAAGGGAGTGGCTACCCACTGGAGCTTCGACCAACTACCACCGGTCAATTCCGCTTTAGGGCCACCCCTGACTCTACCATCATTATAGGGGTATGGGGTTCGAGACAAAGAAAGATCAAGGCAGCATATCAGTTTTTCCTATATACTTTACTTGGAtccgtttttatgctattagcTATTCTGTTGATTCTTCTCCAAACAGGAACCACCGATTTACAAATTTTATTAACCACTGAATTTAGTGAGTGGCGCCAAATCCTTCTATGGATTGCTTTTTTCGCCTCTTTTGTCGTCAAAGTGCCTATGGTACCAGTTCATATTTGGTTACCCGAAGCCCATGTAGAGGCACCTACGGCTGGATCCGTCATCTTGGCTGGAATTCTTTGAAAATTGGGAACCTACGGGTTTTTAAGATTTTCAATACCCATGTTTCCCGAAGCGACACTTTGTTTCACTCCTTTCATTTATACTCTAAGCGCGATTGCTATAATATATACTTCCTTGACCACTTTAAGACAGATCGATCTTAAGAAGATCATTGCCTACTCCTCAGTAGCCCATATGAATTTGGTGACTATTGGTATGTTTAGTCGGACGGCAGCCGTTAGGTCACCTATTTTGAGTTATGGACACACAAGCAAGGCCAAAACATGTGTGCCGGGCGTGCGACCCATCAACCTACTAGCAATAGGGGAGAAAACTTAGCATGTCGCAACAAAAGCGTCGATTCGAGGCGTCAGCAAAACACCGCCGTCTGTTCCTAAAACAAAACCCCTTAGCGCCCCGGGACGGGAGTGGGGGACGGCCCTACGCAGACAGCAGCAGCACCGGCTCTACGAAGTCTGAATCGAATCTTTCGGTTGGCTTTCCCGTGAATAAGAATTGTTGGGCACGGCGAAGCGAGCGCTTCTAGCTGTTTCGCTTGCTTCTTTCTTATTGTGGCGGCTATTATGGCGTGGCTGAAATGAACGAAAAGCGAGATGATTCAAATCGATTGATAGATGGCCTGATCTGTTCTGATAGATCGAAAGGTTTTCTATCAATAATAAGGGTTGACCTCTTTCTATCTATTGATGATACAAGATATCTATCTATTCTGGATCCATCAGAAAGAAATCGATATGTATCTGATTTTTTCTACATCGTATGTAGAGCGCCCAAGCGTTTGGCCAGCTCAGTTCTATTATCCATCGGTCCAATGCACTGGCTCATCTCATGGAGGGAAAAAGCAAATGTAGttagttttcttgttgttgttcgccGCCTCGACACATTCCCCGGCATCGTCCCACACAGAAAGAAAGAGCGTGGAGCCCCGGCCCGACCTGTAAGTCCGCTAACGTAAAGCGAGGAGTTGAGCCTGAACTGGCGAACCTAAGTCACTTTCGTAACCATACTTCCTACAGCTAACACGTGTCCAGTCCAGCGGGAACGCGAAGCGCAAACGAACGTGAGCTGCTATACCGAATCCCCCGCTGGCCATCGGGGACCTAGTGGTAAGGCCATGATCCGCAGGGGAAGGGATCACTCATTCTTCTATTGGGGACAGGTGCACGAACGACAACTCCAAACGTCAGACATCCGCCGCCTATACCTACCATTTAGGTGGCACCAGCGAGATCCAGCTAAGGTTAGGAACTTCGTGTCGCGGCTGCTCCACTCCGCTGCGGTCTTTCGAACTGAACTTCGTTGCCTTCCCGCGCGCGAAACGAATGGGCGCTGTGTCGTGGGTCAGTTTTGGGGTGGGGGGGCAGAGAGAGACCAGAAGAATGATTCATTTGGATCGACGAGCCATTTTGCGAATCAATAGAATGTCTCTCTATCCATATCTATTCTATCTTTATATGACGGGCCATAAAAAAAGAAGTATTTATTTTATGGCATGCGGGATGATCGCGCCTAGTAGCCACATATCAGCTGCGCTCAATATGCGGGATTTCCGTTGGATCAGATCTTTCGCTTTGACGAATTTGGACCTAGCGAAAAGGACTCTAAGCCTTCGCGCAAACAAGCAAAGTAGAAGCAAGACGAGGAAGCGGAGCTGTCGTAAAAGCAGTAGCTTCCCCCGACAATATACAATACAACAGTAGCGACCATGAATAAAAAAGCCCCTAGTTTAACGAGTTCGCTGCTTTTCCCAGGCCGGAGAAGGGCAACTACTTATTGATTGATCGCCTTTCTTTGATATGTGTTCAATTTAGTACAATACAAACTACAACTAGATCAAAGCGGAAGGGCCACTCACTATAGAAGCTATAACTAGAAAAGCCCTAGCCAATAGTCTAGTTTAGTAGTCGGCCAAACCCCCATGCTCATGacatgttcttgatattgattgagtTGGAGGGAGTCAGAGACTACCACGGAATCCTTCCATAGTCACCCCGGTGACCTTCGTCACCAAAGCGTCACGACAGTTTCCAAGACCCCTCATATAATCTCCAGTGGGGATCAGTCGGAGCACGTAGGAATGCCGACCACTACATAAGCCGCTGGCGGAGAAAGCTCGAAGAGCTTCCCTTCATTCGCTTCGCGGGAGTCGCACACAACACATAGCTGGAAGTCAGAGGGCCCGTACTACCTGCCTAACCCTTCGCTCCGAGGGACCGTAGAACGGAAAGCGCCTTCTAAACAACTCGGCAGAAGGGAAGGGGCATATGTATTTGCATGACCCCTGCGGATTTGACCCTACCTACACCCGGAGCCAATCCCCTAGCGGTCCTGC harbors:
- the LOC123406976 gene encoding NADH-ubiquinone oxidoreductase chain 4-like, with the translated sequence MLEHFCECYFDLSGPILCPVLGSITPLFIPNSSIRPIRLIGLCVSLITFLYPPVPRIQFDPSTAKSQFVESLRWLPYENIHLYMGIDGLSLFFVILTTFLTPICISVGWSGMRSFGKEYITAFLIREFLMIVVSCMLDPLLFYVLSESVPIPMLCGAEHLLFAGIKLFLCRGLVQ